The sequence below is a genomic window from Etheostoma cragini isolate CJK2018 chromosome 20, CSU_Ecrag_1.0, whole genome shotgun sequence.
AATCTACATGTGGGAGTAAGTTGATCGTACTCAGGCATGAAAAAATCCTACATCATCTCTGGGGTCTGTTGCAGGCAGCACACATCCAGAAAATCATCCTGCAGGGCGTCACTGGCATCAACAGTCTGACTAAACAGTGCAAATCTCAAGTCACAGTGTTGGGCATGGAGTTTACCGTACGTTTGGTCCATTAACAGGTTTAACATCATTCCTGTCAAATGAACTTCACCTGTCCATGGACAGAATCCCCTCTTAGTAAAATGTTCACTTTAAGACTGAATCGTCTCATTGTCCTTATGTGCACTCATAGAAACAGTTGGCTGCATGCAGCAGAGGAGCATTATTGCTACTGGAAAGTCAGTGGAGACAGACGTGGAGAGTCTGTATGCCCTAGATCCAGAGCTTAAGACTGTTTTCGGAAGAACTTGAGATAAACCACAGCACCTAGAATGGCCAACTCCATTAAAATGATGATACTTAACAGCAACTTGTTCGTCACGAgcctaaaagacaaaaagaaaaagtcaacaatatGCAGAGTTCATTGTTCCACAAAcgtattttaatgaaatgacaaCTAGATGATTAAAAGATTAgtcaaaagacagaaaagaaagtgaTAATCGATGTATCCTTTTGGACTGCAAACAGTTCCTGTTTCCATCTTCTTAGATGTGAGGAgttgatgcttttctttttttcatgactGTAAAGTGAATACCTTCGGGTTTTGGACTGGTGGGCGAATTAAACAAGGCATGTGAAGACGAAATAATACTAGGCATTTACTGTATGACtttattctgacattttatagattgaaaaatgtattaaaattatTGTTGGTAGCAGGCCTGATCACTGGTACCTTTTTCAGAAATGCATTAATCAGTGTACACAGAAGTACAACACAGTACTTGTGTCATACTATGAGAGCTACAGAGACAACAGGACCTCATATTCAATGAAAggcaaacaaaataacaaagagTAAATCAAACTCTAGAAAGATATTTAGCATTCAATAATTTCgcatcaattaaaaaaaaagataatttaaatgtaaagccTCTTCAGGGGAAGCACTTACCGCCGTGACATGGTCCGAAGAAATTTTCTACTTCGACTGAGGTTCTCTCCAGTATTCACcaactacaaaataaataaaagaaaaaaggtttaacaaataaatacatacagtatgtatatgtatacatacataattaCAATTAAGTGCTCACTCTGTTTCTGGTGCGGTCCAACTGTTCCCTCTGCTCTCCTAGCTCCTCGATGATATCTGTGCCGATCTGATCCGTCTCCGCGGCAATGCGCTGACTTCGTTCAATACTCTGGGTGGCATTGTTCAAAGCATCTGTGCCCTGGAGCAGCAAAGCTCTCTGGGACTGCTGGTGTGTCTGCACAGGTGGGcgaaaaaaacagaagcagcCAGGGTAAATTTTACCAGTTGTACACACAACAGAAGAGCAAGAGAAATCATATGCGGGACAAAAACATCTATTATCCCTAAAATTCCTTTGtaatccattttttaaattacattccaGAAGTTATTTGGTAGAAAATGTCCATCTTACTGTGCAAATTTGTCCTCAAACTCCTACatgattaatttattaatttcctgcattcctTCAGCAAAAGGAGATGTATGCTTCTTGCTTTCAATCTGCGAGACTTAGAGCCAAACTGAAAATATCTACTGATatttaaaggtctcatggcatgaaaCTTTCACATTGTGAAATTTTTTGACATTAAGTAACCCCAGCCATACTCAAAATCACGTAAATGATGATGTGATCATGACTTGAAAATGAATTGCTGACATAagccacacactcacactctgtTGGTTTGATGATGAATAGATGGCACGATGACTTCCTTCCATTGTTTGGGAAGAAGAACTAAAGCCAGGAGCAGAGTTTTTCATGTCCCTCTGCAGCTTGCCCAGATCCCTGCGGTACATGCGCAGCTTTGTACTCATTGCATTTCTGTAAGAGGAAGGGGCAGCGCGCAGCTCTTCTTCCATTCCTTGTAACTggaaaaagataagaaaatagTGTAATTCCAGAGAAAGATCTTTCTCTGTAAAGTGTTTCTGAA
It includes:
- the vti1b gene encoding vesicle transport through interaction with t-SNAREs homolog 1B, which produces MSSEEFEKLHEIYKSLYEELKLMPETALKSHGEERKRLVRTFDERQGEAEEVLQGMEEELRAAPSSYRNAMSTKLRMYRRDLGKLQRDMKNSAPGFSSSSQTMEGSHRAIYSSSNQQSTHQQSQRALLLQGTDALNNATQSIERSQRIAAETDQIGTDIIEELGEQREQLDRTRNRLVNTGENLSRSRKFLRTMSRRLVTNKLLLSIIILMELAILGAVVYLKFFRKQS